A segment of the Candidatus Thermoplasmatota archaeon genome:
GAAGTCAAGAGCACCCATGTGAACAAAGGACTCTTCTACGTACGACATCTGTCCTCGAGAAAATGGGACTTCATCTTCTCCGCCGGCGACGACGAAACCGACGAGTACCTCTTCGATAA
Coding sequences within it:
- a CDS encoding bifunctional alpha,alpha-trehalose-phosphate synthase (UDP-forming)/trehalose-phosphatase → EVKSTHVNKGLFYVRHLSSRKWDFIFSAGDDETDEYLFDKLPRDSISVKVGISASSAKYSMENPENILDFLESLAGS